Proteins encoded by one window of Sulfurospirillum barnesii SES-3:
- the selD gene encoding selenide, water dikinase SelD, protein MNNEAKLTKYVKAAGCAAKLGPGDLTEAIGGLNCRHEKVLVGMDESDDASVYYLDEERALVQTVDIITPVVDDPFVYGQIAAANSLSDVFAMGGEVATAMNIVGFDGCHQPRSVLKEILAGGQSKVNECGGVIIGGHTIEAPEMTYGMSVTGFVHPLKIYRNNTPRVGDVLILTKPLGMGVLTTSIKADMLENSVVEKVASILATLNHKASRIMQKYDVSACTDITGFGLLGHAYEMSFHRVSIGFWVNKIPILEEARAMADMGIIPAGAYNNKSYVSAYVEAKVPHKDEILLYDAQTSGGLLIAVSQNDAPKLLQELLDEGLSYSAIIAEVFEKEDKPLFYM, encoded by the coding sequence ATGAACAACGAAGCAAAATTGACCAAGTACGTCAAAGCTGCGGGTTGTGCTGCCAAGCTGGGTCCGGGAGACCTCACAGAAGCGATAGGTGGTCTCAACTGCAGGCATGAGAAGGTACTGGTAGGAATGGATGAGAGTGATGATGCCAGTGTCTATTACCTCGATGAAGAGCGGGCCCTTGTGCAAACGGTCGATATTATCACCCCTGTGGTGGATGACCCATTTGTGTATGGGCAAATTGCCGCGGCAAACTCGCTAAGCGATGTGTTCGCTATGGGTGGTGAAGTCGCTACTGCAATGAATATTGTCGGATTTGATGGCTGTCATCAACCACGAAGCGTGCTTAAAGAGATTTTAGCAGGCGGACAGAGTAAGGTCAATGAGTGCGGTGGGGTGATTATTGGGGGGCATACGATAGAAGCGCCTGAGATGACCTATGGCATGAGTGTCACAGGTTTTGTGCATCCTTTAAAGATTTACCGCAACAACACGCCTCGGGTGGGAGATGTGCTCATTTTAACCAAACCTTTGGGAATGGGTGTGTTAACCACGTCCATTAAAGCGGATATGCTTGAGAATAGTGTGGTAGAAAAAGTGGCGTCTATTTTAGCCACGCTCAATCATAAAGCTTCACGCATTATGCAAAAATACGATGTAAGTGCGTGTACAGATATTACAGGTTTTGGTCTGTTAGGTCATGCCTATGAGATGAGTTTTCATCGAGTGAGCATTGGTTTTTGGGTGAACAAGATTCCTATTTTAGAGGAAGCCAGAGCGATGGCGGATATGGGGATTATCCCAGCAGGTGCGTACAATAACAAAAGTTATGTGAGTGCATATGTAGAAGCTAAAGTGCCACATAAAGATGAAATTTTGCTCTACGATGCACAAACTTCGGGCGGACTTTTAATAGCCGTCTCCCAAAACGATGCGCCAAAACTTTTGCAAGAACTGCTTGATGAGGGGCTTAGTTACAGTGCTATTATCGCTGAGGTGTTTGAAAAAGAGGACAAACCACTCTTTTACATGTAA
- a CDS encoding ABC transporter ATP-binding protein, translating into MSFLSLQALTCNVGAFHLHDISFDVGEGEYFVILGHSGAGKTVILESIAGLHRVGGKLLFNQEEITHKAPEERSIGFVYQDFALFPNLNVRENIRFAGRYKEIEDAESLFNDLVDFLGLEKLLDRRIDNLSGGEKQRIAIARAVFSRPKILLLDEPLSAIDPTFRNAIMKFLKDIHRRYGLTTLHVTHNFREASYLADRIAIVMDGRVQQVGSTNDVLSQLLDEPTNSLDYSGLPQFSDAIVYANREWGTTVIVASHDLLWLNEIVTRKVGLHFGRLMDFTSSNLIMGKWRESGDERIFDFDETQRMSLPKSYRIGEKRGVAINPRDICVGLEPFTCNDDSVCLKGIIREVAHSVKSNEISLKIAIGTHVLECVESFEYFEQYRFYPSAQVYVHFKKSAINVPSKEA; encoded by the coding sequence ATGAGTTTTTTAAGCCTTCAAGCCCTTACATGTAATGTGGGGGCGTTTCATCTTCATGATATTAGCTTTGATGTGGGAGAGGGTGAGTATTTTGTCATCTTAGGGCACAGCGGTGCTGGAAAAACAGTTATTTTAGAATCCATCGCAGGCTTGCACCGTGTGGGTGGAAAGCTTCTTTTTAATCAAGAAGAAATAACCCATAAAGCCCCAGAAGAGCGCTCCATTGGTTTTGTGTATCAAGACTTTGCACTGTTTCCCAATTTGAACGTACGAGAAAATATCCGTTTTGCAGGACGGTATAAAGAGATTGAAGATGCGGAGTCTTTGTTTAACGATTTGGTGGATTTTTTAGGTTTGGAAAAGTTGCTTGATAGGCGCATTGATAATCTCTCAGGTGGAGAGAAACAACGCATCGCCATCGCTAGGGCGGTTTTTTCACGCCCTAAAATTTTACTTTTAGATGAACCTTTAAGTGCTATTGATCCCACCTTTCGCAATGCCATTATGAAATTTCTTAAAGATATTCATAGGCGGTATGGTTTAACGACGTTACATGTAACGCACAATTTTCGTGAGGCTTCGTATTTGGCGGATAGAATTGCCATCGTTATGGATGGACGGGTGCAACAAGTGGGAAGCACCAACGATGTTTTATCGCAACTCTTAGATGAACCAACCAACAGTTTAGATTACAGTGGGCTTCCACAATTTAGCGATGCTATCGTGTATGCCAATCGTGAATGGGGAACGACTGTGATTGTTGCAAGTCACGATTTGTTGTGGCTTAATGAAATTGTAACCCGTAAAGTTGGGCTTCATTTTGGGCGTTTAATGGATTTTACAAGCAGTAATTTAATCATGGGAAAGTGGCGTGAAAGTGGGGATGAACGTATTTTTGATTTTGATGAGACACAGCGTATGTCACTTCCTAAAAGTTATCGTATTGGTGAAAAAAGAGGTGTGGCGATTAACCCTCGTGACATCTGTGTTGGTTTGGAACCGTTTACATGTAATGATGATAGTGTTTGCCTCAAAGGGATTATTCGTGAAGTGGCTCACAGTGTGAAAAGCAATGAAATTTCTTTAAAAATTGCTATAGGCACACATGTTTTAGAGTGTGTAGAGAGCTTTGAATATTTTGAGCAATACCGTTTTTATCCCTCTGCACAGGTGTATGTTCATTTTAAAAAATCGGCCATTAACGTGCCATCAAAAGAGGCATAG
- a CDS encoding formate dehydrogenase subunit gamma: MKKVIYMFIATLALASVAMATDSQIWGEMRIQNILGYGQEETLKLGALFTLLQGKYFAWIFLAVLIGVPSVFFLHYKLVGPKVFPHSEKKHYAFNLFHRTVHQIAAVSFLVLVPTGFIIVFGDFFGGGTLVRMAKNLHGIFTIPFAIVVIPMALMWLKEALFNLEDVKWFMILGGYLSKEKQVINATQFNAGQKMWYWVAILGGITMILSGAMMFFLDFKMEMLHNLTGLSQIDLLRVAAIVHNVMGFAVVALFITHVYMSMFAIKGAVHSIITGYVEEEEVKFLHNAWYKKLKEKGKF, from the coding sequence ATGAAAAAAGTCATTTATATGTTCATTGCGACTCTGGCTTTGGCATCCGTGGCAATGGCTACGGATAGCCAAATCTGGGGTGAGATGCGCATACAAAATATCCTAGGGTACGGACAAGAAGAGACCTTGAAATTAGGAGCACTCTTTACCTTGCTTCAAGGCAAATACTTTGCATGGATATTTCTAGCTGTCCTCATTGGTGTACCAAGTGTCTTCTTCTTACACTATAAACTGGTAGGCCCTAAAGTCTTCCCACACAGTGAGAAAAAACATTATGCCTTTAACCTGTTTCATCGAACCGTTCACCAAATTGCAGCAGTAAGCTTTTTGGTACTCGTTCCAACAGGCTTTATTATCGTTTTTGGTGATTTCTTTGGTGGAGGAACACTCGTTCGAATGGCAAAAAACCTTCATGGTATCTTTACCATTCCCTTTGCGATTGTGGTCATTCCTATGGCACTCATGTGGCTGAAAGAGGCACTCTTTAACCTTGAAGATGTCAAATGGTTTATGATTTTAGGAGGATACCTCTCTAAAGAGAAACAAGTGATTAATGCTACCCAATTTAACGCAGGTCAAAAGATGTGGTACTGGGTGGCAATACTTGGTGGCATTACCATGATTCTAAGTGGGGCAATGATGTTCTTCTTAGATTTTAAAATGGAGATGTTGCATAACCTCACAGGTCTTTCTCAAATAGACCTTCTAAGAGTTGCCGCTATTGTGCATAATGTGATGGGCTTTGCGGTTGTCGCCCTCTTTATTACCCATGTCTATATGTCTATGTTTGCCATTAAAGGGGCAGTGCATAGTATTATTACAGGGTATGTCGAAGAAGAAGAAGTTAAGTTTCTTCACAATGCGTGGTATAAGAAGCTTAAGGAAAAAGGAAAGTTTTAG
- the fdhD gene encoding formate dehydrogenase accessory sulfurtransferase FdhD: MEAVFKTSITKIKGKEIFEREDTLVREIKLELYVNGNRVGAVMATPVDQEALAIGYLMSENIIEKFSDVTSLKLLNDGMRVDIEAKVNDENIKKLSAEGVVISGCGKSMTANIDPEAIEAKVIKSTFRLSASKLSREMSQFYTECPLYEQTGCVHTAKLFTDENTYFIGEDIAQHNTIDKVVGKAVMAGIDVRNAFLMVSGRLSSEMVAKAVMHQIPILASRTASTCLGLMIAEKFGLTLIGFVRGDTMNVYRHPQRISVEV, encoded by the coding sequence ATGGAAGCTGTTTTTAAAACAAGCATTACCAAGATCAAAGGTAAAGAGATATTTGAGCGTGAAGATACATTGGTGCGTGAAATTAAGCTTGAACTCTATGTGAATGGCAATCGTGTGGGTGCGGTGATGGCAACGCCTGTGGATCAAGAAGCCCTTGCGATTGGGTATTTGATGAGTGAAAATATCATTGAGAAATTTAGCGATGTCACTTCTTTGAAGCTTCTTAATGATGGCATGCGTGTGGACATTGAAGCCAAAGTGAATGATGAAAATATTAAAAAATTAAGTGCTGAGGGCGTGGTGATTAGCGGATGTGGCAAAAGCATGACCGCAAACATAGACCCAGAAGCGATTGAAGCCAAAGTGATTAAAAGCACGTTTCGTTTGAGCGCTTCCAAACTCTCCCGTGAAATGAGTCAGTTTTACACCGAGTGCCCGTTGTACGAACAAACAGGCTGTGTGCATACGGCAAAACTCTTTACAGATGAAAATACATATTTTATTGGAGAAGATATTGCCCAACACAACACCATTGACAAAGTCGTAGGAAAAGCGGTGATGGCAGGGATAGATGTACGCAATGCTTTTTTAATGGTCAGTGGCAGACTTTCTTCTGAAATGGTAGCCAAAGCAGTGATGCATCAAATTCCTATTTTAGCCTCTCGTACGGCATCGACCTGTTTAGGTTTGATGATAGCAGAAAAGTTTGGGCTGACGCTCATTGGTTTTGTCAGAGGCGATACAATGAATGTGTACCGTCATCCTCAAAGAATTTCAGTGGAGGTATAA
- a CDS encoding twin-arginine translocation signal domain-containing protein, translated as MTKMRRSFLKTAVLGSAGVAIGVSPLLSAEKMPSASGGVVVGKSKKKEITYKKTQAWEDYYKSAL; from the coding sequence ATGACAAAGATGCGCCGCAGTTTTCTTAAAACCGCTGTGTTAGGCTCAGCTGGCGTAGCCATAGGTGTTTCACCGTTGCTGAGTGCTGAGAAAATGCCTAGTGCTTCAGGTGGTGTTGTCGTAGGTAAATCGAAAAAGAAAGAGATTACCTACAAAAAAACTCAGGCATGGGAAGACTATTATAAGTCTGCTCTGTGA
- the wtpA gene encoding tungstate ABC transporter substrate-binding protein WtpA, which yields MKKVWVLSALVASLLLAKEPVIVLHAGSLSVPFAEIEKVFEEKYPQFDVQREPSGSVAAARKVTDLGRAADVMGSADYQVIDTMLIPNHAKFNAHFATNEMVLAYTEKSKFAKDINEKNWTDIFLKEGVVVGHSNPNLDPCGYRSMLVTMLAEKHYKKAGLYDALFGYGDHYEIGEENAKKVIVRPKETDLLGLLEAGQYDYLFIYKSVADQHKLKYVTLPEEINLKNAKFEEAYKAVSFNIDGKKPGVVEKQVGAPMVYGLSVFENATSPANKAGAVAFVNFVLSAEGQAIMKKNGQDAMNPPIITGDSSILGQK from the coding sequence ATGAAAAAAGTTTGGGTACTCAGTGCCCTTGTGGCATCGTTGTTGTTGGCTAAAGAGCCTGTTATTGTTTTACATGCAGGAAGTTTATCGGTTCCTTTTGCAGAAATTGAAAAAGTTTTTGAAGAAAAATATCCCCAATTTGATGTGCAAAGAGAACCCAGTGGCAGTGTGGCAGCAGCTCGTAAAGTAACGGATTTGGGAAGGGCTGCGGATGTGATGGGCAGTGCGGATTATCAGGTGATTGATACCATGTTGATTCCTAATCATGCAAAGTTTAATGCCCATTTTGCGACCAATGAGATGGTTTTAGCCTACACTGAGAAATCAAAATTTGCGAAAGACATTAACGAAAAAAACTGGACGGACATCTTTTTGAAAGAGGGCGTTGTGGTAGGGCATTCTAACCCCAATTTAGACCCTTGCGGGTATCGTTCTATGCTTGTGACCATGTTGGCAGAAAAACATTACAAAAAAGCAGGGCTTTATGACGCATTGTTTGGCTATGGTGATCACTATGAAATTGGGGAAGAGAACGCTAAAAAAGTGATTGTACGCCCCAAAGAGACCGATTTGTTAGGGCTTTTGGAAGCGGGACAGTACGATTATCTCTTCATTTACAAATCCGTTGCAGACCAACACAAACTCAAATACGTCACACTGCCTGAAGAAATTAATCTTAAAAATGCCAAGTTTGAAGAGGCTTACAAGGCGGTTTCCTTTAACATTGATGGGAAGAAACCTGGCGTTGTGGAAAAACAAGTGGGTGCGCCAATGGTGTATGGTTTGAGTGTGTTTGAAAACGCTACATCTCCCGCCAACAAAGCAGGTGCGGTTGCTTTTGTGAACTTTGTTCTCTCTGCTGAGGGACAAGCGATTATGAAGAAAAACGGACAAGATGCCATGAATCCTCCTATCATCACAGGCGATAGTTCCATTTTAGGACAAAAATGA
- the yedF gene encoding sulfurtransferase-like selenium metabolism protein YedF, translating into MKIDCSGLACPEPVLQTKKALEALPNDSILEVVVDNLASKENVVRFAQNGGFEARVEAMADGKTLVSIIKGFTCKVLSEEKSEQFLDKTLFLKSNTVGEGELGAKLIVGFLKSALELPKIPKRIICVNTAVYLTTADENSPIIEVLQALEAKGVEIYSCGVCLEFYGVSEKLKVGKIGNAYGTIEMLFGGEGTISL; encoded by the coding sequence ATGAAAATTGATTGCAGTGGCTTAGCGTGTCCTGAGCCCGTATTACAAACCAAAAAAGCCTTAGAAGCTTTGCCCAATGATTCCATTTTAGAGGTTGTGGTGGATAACCTAGCTTCCAAAGAAAATGTGGTGCGTTTTGCACAAAACGGTGGCTTTGAAGCACGTGTGGAGGCAATGGCTGATGGAAAAACACTTGTTTCTATTATTAAAGGCTTTACATGTAAGGTGCTTAGTGAGGAAAAAAGTGAGCAGTTTTTAGATAAAACGCTTTTTCTTAAAAGCAATACAGTAGGCGAGGGCGAATTAGGCGCTAAGCTTATTGTCGGTTTTTTAAAATCAGCTTTAGAATTGCCTAAAATTCCAAAGCGCATTATTTGTGTGAACACTGCTGTGTATTTAACCACTGCTGATGAAAATTCTCCTATCATTGAAGTGCTCCAAGCGCTTGAGGCCAAAGGCGTTGAAATCTATTCGTGCGGGGTCTGTTTGGAATTTTATGGGGTGAGTGAGAAGCTTAAAGTGGGAAAAATCGGCAATGCCTATGGTACCATTGAGATGCTCTTTGGTGGAGAGGGTACAATATCTTTATAA
- the fdh3B gene encoding formate dehydrogenase FDH3 subunit beta: MMEYARMKFYCDESRCIECDGCSVACAEAHELPVGISRRKVVTINEGIPGKEMSTSIACMHCTDAPCEQVCPVDCFYIREDGIVLHDKETCIGCGYCLYACPFGAPQFPRDGAFGAKGAMDKCTMCAGGPLETNSEKERHLYGQNRIAEGKVPVCAAMCSTKALLVGDAQSVANVFRARVATRGKGANAPYGWDKAYKNQ; this comes from the coding sequence ATGATGGAATACGCAAGAATGAAATTTTACTGCGATGAGAGCAGATGTATCGAGTGTGATGGCTGTAGCGTCGCATGTGCGGAAGCACATGAGCTACCCGTTGGTATCAGTAGACGAAAAGTTGTCACAATCAATGAAGGAATACCTGGTAAGGAAATGAGTACATCGATTGCATGTATGCACTGTACAGACGCTCCATGTGAGCAAGTATGCCCAGTGGATTGTTTTTATATCCGAGAAGATGGAATCGTTCTTCATGATAAAGAGACATGTATAGGCTGTGGATACTGCTTGTACGCATGTCCATTTGGTGCACCACAATTTCCTCGTGATGGCGCCTTTGGTGCTAAAGGGGCAATGGATAAATGTACCATGTGTGCAGGTGGTCCTTTAGAGACTAACTCTGAAAAAGAGCGACATCTCTATGGTCAAAATAGAATCGCAGAGGGCAAAGTACCTGTGTGTGCAGCCATGTGTTCCACCAAAGCCTTACTTGTAGGCGATGCCCAATCGGTTGCGAATGTCTTTAGAGCACGTGTCGCAACACGAGGTAAAGGGGCTAATGCACCTTATGGATGGGATAAGGCGTATAAAAACCAATGA
- a CDS encoding winged helix-turn-helix domain-containing protein, with the protein MAEMQELIRHYLNDKGKLDCADAYKIAAKLKCPIREVGDAAKAMEIRIDACDLGQFGKVEGGSFDIEALNRLTPLLDDQNRVTCKDARAQAGGIGLKKIRGTLKEKNIDVTYCSLGCFTEKRRPRLYVKTKTWIENAEGELLFGKGKTEILELIESEGSIAKASEKIGMNYKKAWTHIKILQKNINDVMVETKQGGGEDAGTKLTSVAHEYMENYRKLQDDIENYANERFKELFLKPRNQKEFRK; encoded by the coding sequence ATGGCTGAAATGCAAGAGTTGATTAGACACTATTTGAACGATAAAGGCAAGCTGGATTGTGCCGATGCCTATAAAATTGCGGCTAAATTAAAATGCCCGATTCGTGAGGTTGGCGATGCAGCTAAAGCGATGGAAATACGTATTGATGCGTGTGATTTGGGTCAATTTGGAAAGGTAGAAGGTGGATCGTTTGATATAGAAGCGTTAAACCGACTTACTCCACTTTTAGACGATCAAAATCGTGTTACATGTAAAGATGCAAGGGCGCAAGCAGGTGGCATTGGGCTTAAAAAAATCAGAGGCACCCTCAAAGAGAAAAACATTGATGTGACGTATTGTAGTTTAGGCTGTTTTACAGAAAAAAGACGACCACGTTTGTATGTCAAAACCAAAACATGGATAGAAAATGCCGAGGGTGAATTGCTCTTTGGTAAAGGTAAAACGGAGATTTTAGAGCTCATCGAATCAGAAGGGTCTATTGCCAAAGCCTCTGAAAAAATTGGGATGAATTATAAAAAAGCATGGACGCACATTAAAATTTTGCAAAAAAATATCAACGATGTGATGGTAGAGACTAAACAAGGGGGCGGTGAAGATGCGGGCACAAAACTTACCTCTGTGGCGCATGAATACATGGAAAATTATCGTAAGCTTCAAGATGACATTGAAAATTATGCCAATGAGCGGTTTAAAGAGCTTTTTTTAAAGCCTCGCAATCAAAAAGAGTTTCGAAAATAG
- a CDS encoding class I SAM-dependent methyltransferase, which translates to MQPKKQFWDTLAKRYPHFNTPSMSKDVQEILAWTKEQGIAYAPQSTLLDIGSGTGTFSIPLALLHVKVTAIDPSSNMLAILEEDARNEGVIERIKTHQSDWDTFDVPTPPYDIVLASMTPAIHDIFTIDKMIDASSKQGVFVSWGSYRINPFVDALLEAHAPEERFSQTGSIKAQDVMARLDAKNCSYVSKCFETQWSDTYTFEEAKEYAKEQLERRSIVPDFSIIETLLHQCSASEPIEIHTKAEKVILVWKH; encoded by the coding sequence ATGCAACCTAAAAAACAGTTTTGGGACACACTTGCAAAGCGTTACCCACACTTTAATACCCCCTCAATGAGTAAAGATGTTCAGGAGATTTTGGCATGGACGAAGGAGCAAGGCATAGCGTATGCACCACAGAGCACACTTTTAGACATTGGCTCTGGAACAGGTACGTTTAGTATTCCTTTAGCGCTTTTACATGTAAAGGTTACCGCCATTGACCCCTCTTCTAATATGCTGGCTATTTTAGAAGAAGATGCTCGAAACGAAGGGGTTATAGAACGGATAAAAACCCATCAAAGCGATTGGGACACTTTTGACGTACCCACACCACCCTATGACATCGTTTTAGCCTCCATGACCCCTGCCATTCATGACATTTTTACCATTGATAAAATGATAGATGCCTCATCCAAACAGGGTGTTTTTGTTTCGTGGGGGTCTTATCGCATCAACCCTTTTGTCGATGCACTCCTTGAGGCACATGCTCCAGAAGAACGCTTTTCCCAAACAGGAAGCATTAAAGCGCAAGATGTTATGGCTCGTCTGGATGCTAAGAACTGTAGCTATGTTAGCAAATGCTTTGAGACCCAATGGAGCGATACCTATACGTTTGAAGAGGCTAAAGAGTATGCCAAAGAGCAGTTGGAGCGTAGAAGCATTGTGCCTGATTTTTCGATCATAGAAACACTTTTACACCAATGCTCTGCTTCAGAGCCGATTGAAATTCATACAAAAGCTGAAAAAGTTATATTAGTATGGAAACATTAA
- a CDS encoding formate dehydrogenase subunit alpha: MSELNAKVGRRSFLKMAAIAGAFGATSGFASEKVTRAATEEEVKNPYPGSKMVKTICNVCSVGCGVLAEVHNGVWVRQEVAQDHPLSLGGHCCKGAGMIDMIRSDVRLKYPMEKVGGQWKRISWEDAYTKIGAQLKALREKHGPDAAMFLGSAKMSNEQAYYLRKFAAFYGTNNIDHQARLCHSSTVTGVANTFGYGAMTNQLGDIQNSKAVLIMGANPAVAHPVGFQHFLKAKERSNTKLIVVEPRFTKTAAKADMYVRLRSGTDIAFIYGMIHLILKNGWEDKKYLQERVFGYEDVFKEAEKWTPDVVSKVTGVSETELIQVTKLFATSKPGCLVWTMGWTQHSIGTGNTRVGPILQMILGNMGVEGGGCNILRGHDNVQGASDMGCSSETLPGYYGLGEPAWKHFSNVWKTDYEWIKGRFKNSEMMTKNGFTLARWSEGVMKNDAIYNGGTDLKALVVMGCGITSTAQLQEVKKGLDNVELLVITDPFMNDAAILTDRKDNLFILPVATQFETSGSVTATGRNVQWRSKVVEPQFECKTDHDIMFELAKRLGFYDEYTKALGDGKGKFEWPEDATREIARGIRSIGMGGHTPERLKKHQENWHMFEEVSVAGMGPMKGEYYGLPWPCWNETHSGSPILYNVNKPVSDGGMGFRLNWGVEKDGVSLLAGEGSAPKGSAIAKGHGALTLDMLEKAGATFSEEEKAIVAGKNFATDLSGILVKKGLALGLCPYGNGKARAKAWNFPDQIPLHREPIHSPSAEMIKAYPTYPDKKDHFRVDTKYISAQTKKDYTKEFPLIMTTGRLVTHSGAGAETRASKYLSALNPEMFIDIHPNTALNLGIRNGEMVWVYGVEGTRIHVKAKFSYTVDEKTIFMPFHYMGKFQGKDLSANYPAGTKPYATGESANTVVGYGYDIMTQIPETKTGLCRVEKA; encoded by the coding sequence ATGAGTGAATTAAATGCAAAAGTAGGGCGAAGAAGTTTTCTTAAAATGGCAGCCATTGCGGGTGCTTTTGGAGCAACTTCTGGATTTGCCAGTGAAAAAGTAACGAGAGCCGCAACCGAGGAAGAGGTTAAAAACCCTTACCCAGGTTCAAAAATGGTCAAAACCATCTGTAACGTCTGTTCGGTTGGTTGTGGTGTTTTAGCAGAAGTACACAATGGCGTTTGGGTTCGTCAAGAAGTGGCACAAGATCATCCATTAAGTTTAGGGGGACATTGCTGTAAGGGTGCGGGCATGATCGATATGATTCGCTCCGATGTACGCTTAAAATACCCGATGGAAAAAGTGGGCGGTCAATGGAAACGTATCTCGTGGGAAGATGCTTATACAAAAATTGGTGCACAATTAAAAGCCCTTCGTGAAAAACACGGTCCTGATGCGGCAATGTTTTTAGGCTCAGCGAAGATGAGCAATGAGCAAGCGTATTATTTACGTAAATTTGCCGCATTTTACGGTACCAATAACATCGATCATCAAGCACGACTTTGCCATAGCTCAACCGTAACGGGTGTTGCCAATACCTTTGGTTATGGTGCGATGACCAACCAACTAGGAGACATTCAAAACTCAAAAGCGGTTTTAATTATGGGCGCCAACCCAGCGGTAGCACATCCTGTTGGTTTCCAACACTTCTTAAAAGCCAAAGAGCGTAGCAACACAAAGTTGATTGTGGTTGAGCCTCGCTTTACGAAAACGGCTGCTAAAGCGGACATGTACGTGCGTTTACGCTCAGGTACCGATATTGCCTTTATTTACGGAATGATTCATCTGATTTTGAAAAACGGTTGGGAAGATAAAAAGTATTTGCAAGAGCGTGTATTTGGCTACGAAGATGTGTTTAAAGAGGCTGAAAAATGGACACCTGATGTGGTTTCTAAGGTAACAGGCGTGAGTGAAACCGAGTTGATTCAAGTGACCAAACTTTTTGCTACCTCAAAACCAGGCTGTTTGGTGTGGACCATGGGTTGGACACAACACAGTATTGGTACGGGAAATACCCGTGTAGGACCAATCTTGCAGATGATTTTAGGCAATATGGGTGTTGAAGGCGGTGGCTGTAACATTCTAAGAGGTCATGATAACGTTCAAGGTGCCTCTGATATGGGGTGTTCATCTGAGACACTTCCTGGCTATTATGGTTTAGGTGAGCCTGCATGGAAACACTTTTCAAATGTTTGGAAAACAGATTATGAGTGGATCAAAGGGCGTTTTAAAAATAGTGAAATGATGACAAAAAATGGTTTTACACTGGCACGTTGGTCTGAGGGTGTTATGAAAAATGACGCCATTTACAATGGCGGAACTGACCTAAAAGCCCTTGTGGTGATGGGCTGTGGAATTACTTCTACCGCACAACTTCAAGAGGTGAAAAAAGGGCTTGATAATGTAGAGCTTTTAGTCATCACCGATCCATTTATGAATGATGCGGCTATTTTAACCGATAGAAAAGATAACCTTTTTATTCTCCCCGTGGCAACACAATTTGAAACCAGCGGTTCTGTGACAGCAACAGGACGTAATGTTCAATGGAGAAGCAAAGTGGTTGAACCACAATTTGAGTGTAAAACCGACCACGACATTATGTTTGAATTAGCTAAACGCTTAGGATTTTATGATGAATACACCAAAGCCTTAGGCGATGGTAAAGGTAAATTTGAGTGGCCAGAAGATGCTACACGTGAGATTGCACGGGGTATTCGCTCTATTGGTATGGGTGGACACACGCCTGAGCGACTTAAAAAACACCAAGAAAACTGGCATATGTTTGAAGAGGTCAGCGTTGCGGGTATGGGACCTATGAAAGGTGAATACTACGGACTTCCATGGCCGTGTTGGAATGAAACCCACAGCGGTAGCCCAATCTTGTACAATGTCAACAAACCTGTGAGTGATGGCGGTATGGGATTTCGTCTGAACTGGGGCGTTGAAAAAGATGGCGTCAGCCTTCTTGCAGGTGAGGGCAGTGCGCCAAAAGGTTCAGCGATTGCTAAAGGACATGGTGCATTAACCCTAGACATGCTTGAAAAAGCAGGTGCAACATTTAGCGAAGAAGAGAAAGCAATCGTTGCAGGTAAAAACTTTGCGACCGATCTTAGTGGTATCCTTGTTAAAAAAGGTCTTGCATTAGGACTTTGCCCATATGGTAATGGAAAAGCAAGAGCTAAAGCGTGGAACTTCCCAGATCAAATTCCACTTCACAGAGAGCCTATTCACTCGCCAAGTGCTGAGATGATCAAAGCGTATCCGACCTATCCAGATAAAAAAGATCACTTTAGGGTTGATACGAAATATATCTCTGCTCAAACGAAAAAAGATTACACCAAAGAGTTCCCACTTATCATGACCACAGGTCGTTTGGTAACCCACAGTGGAGCAGGTGCAGAGACAAGAGCTTCAAAATACCTCAGTGCGCTTAATCCTGAAATGTTTATTGATATTCATCCCAATACAGCACTCAATCTTGGTATTCGTAATGGGGAAATGGTGTGGGTGTATGGCGTTGAAGGAACACGCATTCATGTGAAAGCGAAATTCTCTTACACCGTGGATGAAAAAACTATCTTTATGCCATTCCACTATATGGGTAAATTCCAAGGTAAAGATTTAAGTGCGAACTATCCAGCGGGTACAAAACCTTACGCAACAGGTGAGTCGGCTAACACCGTGGTTGGTTATGGCTATGATATTATGACGCAAATTCCCGAGACAAAAACGGGTCTATGCCGCGTAGAAAAAGCGTAG